A region of Moorena producens PAL-8-15-08-1 DNA encodes the following proteins:
- a CDS encoding RNA polymerase sigma factor, with protein MMRSDIQLEAISTGLGQSDQVSEKEFWQQWQQYQDYLYHRCLRWMGGNPTDAEDALSRAMLKAWEKVQKFGRKIANFKPWLTKLTHNLCVDIHREHCRSANQVEDIEGIPEEKGLVSCEDTPERALETDEKKIAIRRAIDNLPARLHQTFILHFYQELSYRDIAQQQDISYQNVCKRISQARAMLREELRGYFIGEDETDPELSVTSTNEATKSANENKSQGNTEVERIVGETVTSSVAVEEVESVVGEEVQEVALSLQHSESLPVPATSEETLEVNNEALLRSRINVSGVGILPAPGRKLARCQFHNKMPVPPRCPPHQDACSTKMPVPPRCPPHQDACSTKMPTPPRCPPHQDAHSTARSPPHEDTHSTKIPVSPRCLFYKTIKIIRHLCNPKHGCLCFEAAVCERQAAPINKNPPHLPSQG; from the coding sequence ATGATGAGATCAGATATTCAATTAGAAGCCATTTCTACTGGATTAGGCCAATCCGATCAGGTTTCAGAGAAAGAGTTTTGGCAGCAATGGCAGCAATATCAAGACTATCTCTATCATCGCTGTCTCAGGTGGATGGGTGGAAACCCTACCGATGCTGAAGATGCCCTGAGTCGGGCCATGCTCAAGGCATGGGAGAAGGTGCAAAAATTTGGGCGAAAAATCGCTAATTTTAAGCCTTGGCTAACAAAGCTGACTCATAACCTCTGCGTGGATATTCATCGAGAACATTGTCGCAGCGCTAACCAGGTTGAAGATATAGAAGGGATTCCAGAGGAAAAAGGATTGGTTTCCTGTGAGGATACCCCAGAAAGGGCTTTGGAAACAGACGAGAAAAAAATTGCTATCCGCCGTGCCATTGATAACTTACCTGCTCGGCTGCACCAGACGTTTATCTTGCATTTTTATCAAGAACTGTCTTATCGAGACATAGCCCAACAGCAAGATATTTCCTACCAGAATGTCTGCAAGCGCATCTCCCAGGCGCGAGCCATGCTGCGAGAGGAGTTGAGGGGATATTTTATCGGCGAGGATGAAACTGATCCGGAATTATCGGTTACGTCAACTAATGAGGCAACAAAGTCAGCAAACGAGAACAAGTCCCAGGGGAATACAGAAGTTGAACGGATTGTGGGCGAGACGGTGACATCATCTGTTGCGGTGGAGGAAGTGGAGAGTGTTGTTGGTGAGGAAGTGCAGGAGGTAGCACTATCGCTGCAGCACTCTGAATCGCTTCCTGTTCCAGCTACTTCTGAGGAGACGTTAGAAGTCAACAATGAGGCATTGCTGAGGAGCCGGATAAATGTGAGTGGGGTGGGCATCTTGCCCGCCCCAGGCAGGAAACTGGCAAGATGCCAGTTCCACAACAAGATGCCTGTTCCACCAAGATGCCCACCCCACCAAGATGCCTGTTCCACCAAGATGCCTGTTCCACCAAGATGCCCACCCCACCAAGATGCCTGTTCCACCAAGATGCCCACCCCACCAAGATGCCCACCCCACCAAGATGCCCATTCCACAGCAAGATCCCCACCTCACGAAGATACCCATTCCACCAAGATACCCGTTTCACCAAGATGCTTATTCTACAAAACTATTAAAATCATCCGCCATTTATGCAACCCTAAACATGGTTGTCTGTGTTTTGAAGCAGCGGTGTGTGAAAGGCAGGCTGCACCAATTAATAAAAATCCCCCCCATCTCCCCTCACAGGGGTAG
- a CDS encoding glycosyl hydrolase family 18 protein, which yields MTLLSFVPNSLALESPKTVGYIGQIDTYFPPEAALDSILDNTGEYNYILFAFWNKSGSTGPALEWELGTFGDTRQAVEGFHQQGINVLISAGGEYEAPVTMYDPIEYGIELGEYALNYNFDGVDFDIENLPNGQPDETSDWLADATMAVKMVYPEAIISHAPQAPYLSPAQFYGYLQVNDKAGDLIDFYNIQYYNQGESTPYDTYEMLFINSGWNQPETSVREIHENGVPLEKIVIGKPVTPNDVFPGNTGYVPPEELADFICQGVIDGLEPGGVMGWQWLSDKNSGGDWSQIVSEPFHACR from the coding sequence TTGACATTATTGAGTTTTGTCCCCAATAGCTTGGCACTAGAATCGCCAAAGACCGTCGGTTATATAGGGCAGATAGACACATACTTTCCTCCAGAGGCTGCCTTGGATTCTATTCTTGACAATACTGGCGAATACAATTACATACTATTTGCTTTTTGGAACAAGAGTGGATCTACCGGACCGGCATTAGAATGGGAGCTAGGAACCTTTGGTGATACTCGCCAAGCTGTGGAAGGTTTTCACCAGCAAGGAATCAACGTTTTGATTTCTGCCGGTGGGGAATATGAAGCACCAGTGACCATGTACGATCCGATAGAATATGGAATAGAACTTGGTGAATATGCGCTAAACTACAACTTTGATGGAGTTGATTTTGACATAGAAAACCTTCCTAATGGTCAACCTGATGAGACCTCTGATTGGTTGGCGGACGCAACTATGGCCGTCAAAATGGTATACCCAGAGGCAATCATCTCCCATGCTCCCCAAGCACCTTATTTGAGTCCCGCACAGTTTTACGGTTATCTTCAAGTTAATGATAAAGCTGGGGATCTAATTGATTTCTACAACATTCAGTACTACAACCAAGGAGAATCAACACCTTATGACACTTATGAGATGCTTTTCATAAATTCTGGCTGGAATCAACCAGAGACTTCTGTCCGTGAAATTCACGAAAATGGAGTTCCTCTAGAAAAGATTGTCATTGGTAAGCCAGTTACACCAAATGATGTATTTCCAGGTAACACGGGGTACGTCCCTCCAGAAGAACTTGCCGATTTCATTTGTCAAGGGGTAATCGATGGTCTTGAACCTGGCGGTGTGATGGGTTGGCAGTGGCTATCAGACAAAAACTCCGGTGGAGATTGGAGCCAGATAGTCTCAGAGCCTTTTCATGCTTGTCGATAA
- a CDS encoding LamG-like jellyroll fold domain-containing protein: MHLLRDKVQFVNTIAHEGKVVVVATDTDGKIWYTIKQDGFEDSYLNTPADQRTGWEDWQELEFPNEAEDDQSVIDKETKELTHQAETSTFILRTRYRTQNQSAAFPVQLVSATGHLYVFRQSKADATETTPNTLLVDRFVLDGMTNQLVRKLDVRFKRSRQKYQPIASMKKNANGGLSNIDSLDFRDADGKPFYEPTTELTLIENLHKGWFSVVLLPTNEHDNYRWHIFAYNSHTQKVELTSIRASAEGLFDFKDYTVLEPRPEAKNALIPRSIPGIIKRKLDLNGVEVANGLSATKYDIQKEQQTKDGMQLLKDSTKVMVAIPTKQGNVATLSFAVAADGTLSEIDQNPDNTEILRSNSRDLLLPLNTLDEIKAIGDSTPPPQAKITGIERGYEDKVQIVSSPSSGLKTGDTVKIANTQSYNGHYQIISIDGDTFEIAAEWVNSEIGSWEVVPKTETGLVFDGMITEVERVADGKLHITAFNHGLEAGDEVQIVDTTGYDGTYGVTKIDDENFTINDLFWKAGEAVNLKLESRKRRGVMFNGVDEYIKTPALELTPPSEEFSFGYTCSAWVYVSATGSGEQIILGEEHEHIQLLVNNGTVALKVKCANGVGLTRDTTTIPRGQWVHYAGIISSDAASDKTILTLCKNGQQVGTPTEVASLFDPPENWQPEFLIGKSFAGKIADVQVWDKVRTVKEIKDSMYLQLTGKEVDLVGYWRLGAITGDTERTVVDFSVYGNDGTVYGDAFVSAITLNRTLGDGTTQAVKYSNDDLVAVSARATYIETFEFKTNPNVNPNNVDGQNGKLFTFSYWGKKSRSAFERIEQKLFTIETSDFQSLGNDWYKATCRFTVPDGVAMMRSFELGHVQGTWSTLEIRKHRVQLVSDSITEVNYTDSVSLSTLADNYAELPGQLKTLEQKELEEAKLLKEKRKLEDKLAQLGDLPSLQQEIAALETEVASLKQQEQTLRTEYESPLNYWCYIENTSYNSTGQLQTFNNPDRNFTGVSLYEYGIKKTDQQWKFVSASDGYYYLKNKSTGDAKVLITSRPRPFRNLGLSKFEMVESNNSPLVQWQIVSAGDGYYYIHNKSLDNDYNNGAYARYSLTRLFSSLLPPVNMEAVSNSQASKWKLDKQEPQNIIAINTAQSMWEEKKEQLQTKAYELEEKQETLNAKESNKQPLEDRLKEVIEELNQVQSELNTANTTVIKTVSTTQQTPQTLPTLHTVSNGSQKGLVTKGALLGFASPATRIAAIETCEGNVQLSYFDNQGRMRQTNFDATSDSRNTTFEQWLRDQLPVALKFADNNDKIQLANPVALGESWTVEAWFYFASEPGRKILLGSTDDSSPVVIEEKSKLGTRVNGTFYDSGYSLERLTPGWHHLAAVGKDSTTLFYIDGRQVADVKQAYIDAATDDTSKEQRRTTICQATDINISTIGNSTNGSEQFGKLAEVRVWNLALSKAEIAINSKTRLSGNEPGLIAYYPLNEGTGTEVRDLTGSTNTGSTNTGSSNNSTDTDAATIENLEHKVMHFDGVDDYVAIAAHKNPTSAITVSLWAKSNTENWNQNGCLASKRDAYIIHPREGIKAISVYLESNGWKLLTYTPSDIKQWHHYAVTFDGKTQKFYIDGVEVASGEISTTTAGLIKEDTGELCLGRDDGLSRYFNGQIAEVRIWNKARSAEEIQADMYQRLTGQESGLVGYWPLNQIQTEGDQQKVIDLTGNNHGTVKGAILKDDKTLPISSNTDSANSSTVPISSNTDSANSSTVTDAISGNNGTVIGSIWWGCAAPIGNLGHKVMQFDGVDDYVEVNNFPYVQLGTGYNATFEVWVKSNSPGMIFAKNTDWNSSNNYEFSIDIQPSGQLRFRGQLSNISVKDGIWHHIAVVANGNSGEFYVDGNPQGTFSVRDNSQKQVSLLIGTRRRHNSSTLGDFFNGQISELRIWNKARTAQEIKADMHQRLTGKESGLVGYWPLNHIEPEGDTIKVLDLTGNNNHGTVHGVILKNDQNLPIGSNALVSAEYKTITIDKVTNRKSAIMRRFFAYPALNGVELLPDKRIEKLELKWIGNAQFAPTLLGYIEGAPPIPSENLTVDIDYTSATSVELAISEDVEFSWNRSQDAGLGANIEGFIGTAGEVYAGLGVETQVGEWKAGFAGNLDFSYQWQNESNITSSSALSMSDLLELRGTPESTVKFPHLGQRFIPKNVGYALVVSGLADVFITRLQRSKKMIGYQVQPVDGIPPDVNTITFLINPAYTMNGSLDGMTGSSASSDRFFRHVPEMRAQYGSLYPTSYYRLQEAYDLKQQIENEDKRRESYFAQFNAGLVDETSLNRNIDSGDAPQEIGVPREEDKPDQELTEEEKQAAQERQKEQFEQEAGAAADQQSEAAQQKQKEIDTKITDQEKRIHATDSFAGWQKRMENIQIRAGKRNIVNTYVWDADGGMRAEAQSFANTAEHTVGGSFTLNAGLGFLGEFTAGGLAAELTAQATINMTQTMSKTEARSKGIELYVDTSGVESKAITDENDYPLQPGEKVDRYRFMTFYLEGSTQNFNDFFTYVVDPEWLASNDEEARALRQAKGKANKTWRVLHRVTYVERPALMGFARDVHQTSTEDGVAIAVVNYFQDISQKQKVLETKVDQLLTMLKDIKS; encoded by the coding sequence ATGCATCTACTACGGGACAAGGTTCAATTCGTTAATACTATTGCCCATGAAGGCAAAGTTGTGGTTGTTGCCACCGATACAGACGGCAAGATTTGGTACACCATCAAGCAGGATGGGTTTGAAGACTCCTACCTCAACACCCCCGCAGACCAACGTACGGGCTGGGAAGATTGGCAAGAACTGGAATTTCCTAATGAAGCAGAGGATGACCAGTCAGTAATTGACAAAGAAACTAAGGAATTAACCCATCAGGCTGAGACCAGCACATTTATTCTGCGTACGCGCTACAGAACCCAGAATCAATCAGCAGCTTTTCCGGTACAGTTAGTTTCGGCAACAGGTCACCTCTATGTTTTTCGTCAATCTAAGGCAGATGCGACGGAAACGACTCCCAATACCTTATTGGTAGACCGTTTTGTCCTCGATGGCATGACCAATCAACTGGTACGGAAGCTAGACGTGCGGTTTAAGCGATCGCGTCAGAAGTATCAACCCATCGCCAGTATGAAGAAAAATGCTAACGGTGGACTCTCAAATATTGATTCTTTAGATTTTCGCGATGCTGATGGCAAGCCTTTCTATGAACCGACCACGGAACTCACTCTGATTGAGAACCTTCACAAGGGTTGGTTTTCAGTGGTACTGTTACCGACCAATGAACACGATAATTACCGTTGGCACATTTTTGCTTACAACTCTCACACTCAGAAGGTAGAATTAACCTCCATTCGCGCTTCAGCAGAGGGATTGTTTGATTTCAAAGACTATACCGTTTTAGAACCCAGACCCGAAGCTAAGAATGCTCTAATCCCTCGTTCTATTCCGGGTATTATTAAGCGCAAGCTGGATCTCAATGGTGTTGAGGTAGCTAATGGCTTGTCAGCAACCAAATACGATATCCAGAAAGAGCAGCAAACTAAAGATGGAATGCAACTGCTCAAAGATTCGACCAAGGTCATGGTCGCAATTCCCACAAAACAGGGCAATGTGGCGACCTTGAGTTTTGCTGTAGCAGCAGATGGCACCTTGTCTGAGATTGATCAAAATCCCGACAATACTGAGATTCTACGCAGTAATAGTCGGGACTTACTTTTGCCCTTAAATACCTTAGATGAAATTAAAGCGATTGGGGATTCGACACCACCACCCCAAGCGAAGATCACGGGTATAGAAAGAGGGTATGAAGATAAAGTTCAGATTGTTTCTTCCCCATCTTCGGGTTTGAAAACAGGGGATACGGTCAAAATTGCCAACACCCAAAGTTACAACGGTCATTATCAAATCATCAGTATCGATGGTGATACCTTTGAAATTGCTGCCGAGTGGGTCAACAGTGAAATTGGCAGTTGGGAAGTGGTGCCGAAAACAGAGACGGGTTTAGTCTTTGATGGCATGATTACTGAGGTGGAAAGAGTAGCTGATGGTAAGCTGCACATAACTGCTTTCAATCATGGCTTAGAAGCAGGTGATGAAGTCCAAATTGTCGATACCACTGGCTATGATGGCACCTATGGGGTTACCAAAATTGATGATGAAAACTTTACGATTAATGATCTGTTCTGGAAAGCGGGTGAAGCAGTCAACCTGAAACTCGAATCCCGCAAGCGGCGCGGAGTAATGTTTAATGGTGTTGATGAGTATATCAAAACTCCAGCCCTAGAGTTAACCCCTCCTTCGGAAGAATTTTCCTTTGGCTATACTTGTTCAGCGTGGGTTTATGTCTCAGCAACGGGTAGTGGCGAACAGATTATTCTTGGAGAAGAACACGAACACATTCAATTGCTGGTTAATAACGGCACTGTGGCGTTGAAAGTCAAGTGTGCCAATGGTGTTGGCCTAACCAGAGATACAACGACTATCCCAAGGGGTCAATGGGTTCACTACGCCGGGATTATTTCCTCTGATGCCGCTAGTGACAAAACCATCTTAACTCTGTGTAAGAATGGTCAGCAGGTGGGAACTCCGACAGAAGTGGCATCACTCTTTGATCCTCCCGAGAATTGGCAGCCTGAATTTTTGATTGGGAAATCCTTTGCTGGCAAGATTGCTGATGTACAAGTTTGGGATAAGGTTCGGACTGTCAAAGAAATCAAAGACAGCATGTACCTCCAACTTACCGGAAAAGAAGTAGATTTAGTCGGCTACTGGCGACTGGGTGCAATCACTGGGGATACGGAAAGAACAGTTGTTGATTTCTCCGTTTACGGAAACGACGGGACAGTTTATGGGGATGCCTTTGTCAGTGCGATTACTCTCAATCGTACTTTAGGAGATGGAACTACCCAAGCTGTTAAGTACAGCAATGATGATTTGGTGGCGGTGAGTGCCCGGGCTACCTATATCGAAACGTTTGAGTTTAAAACCAATCCGAATGTCAACCCGAATAATGTTGATGGTCAAAACGGCAAGTTATTTACGTTTTCCTATTGGGGGAAAAAGAGCCGTAGTGCCTTTGAACGTATCGAACAGAAACTGTTTACGATTGAAACCAGTGACTTTCAGTCTTTAGGCAATGACTGGTACAAGGCGACCTGTCGTTTTACTGTACCCGATGGGGTGGCAATGATGCGTAGCTTTGAACTGGGTCATGTTCAAGGTACATGGTCAACGTTGGAAATTCGCAAGCATCGGGTTCAGTTAGTATCTGATAGTATTACTGAGGTTAACTATACAGATAGCGTTAGTTTATCTACCTTGGCAGATAACTATGCTGAGTTACCCGGACAATTAAAAACCTTAGAGCAGAAAGAACTCGAAGAAGCTAAACTCCTTAAGGAAAAGCGGAAATTAGAAGATAAGCTCGCTCAACTGGGTGATTTGCCTAGCCTACAACAAGAAATAGCAGCATTAGAAACAGAGGTGGCATCCCTTAAACAGCAAGAGCAAACTCTCAGAACTGAATATGAGAGTCCTTTGAATTATTGGTGTTACATAGAAAATACCTCGTATAACAGCACCGGACAGTTACAGACCTTCAATAACCCTGACAGAAATTTTACGGGTGTAAGCTTGTATGAGTATGGGATAAAAAAAACAGACCAGCAATGGAAATTTGTCTCAGCAAGTGATGGCTACTATTACCTCAAAAATAAGTCTACTGGCGATGCCAAGGTATTGATAACATCGCGTCCGCGTCCATTTCGAAATTTGGGTTTATCTAAATTCGAAATGGTGGAGTCCAATAATTCTCCCCTAGTGCAATGGCAAATTGTTTCAGCAGGTGATGGCTACTATTACATTCACAATAAGTCGTTAGACAATGATTACAATAACGGGGCATATGCTCGTTATTCTTTGACTAGATTGTTTAGTTCTTTATTGCCACCTGTGAATATGGAAGCGGTCAGTAATTCTCAAGCTAGTAAATGGAAACTGGATAAACAAGAGCCACAAAATATTATTGCGATAAATACAGCTCAATCAATGTGGGAAGAGAAGAAAGAACAACTTCAAACTAAAGCATACGAGTTAGAAGAAAAGCAAGAAACATTAAACGCAAAGGAATCAAATAAACAGCCATTGGAAGACAGACTTAAAGAGGTTATCGAAGAACTCAACCAAGTTCAAAGCGAGTTAAATACTGCCAATACTACAGTAATCAAAACAGTCAGCACGACTCAACAAACACCCCAAACATTACCAACACTCCACACCGTCAGTAATGGTTCTCAAAAAGGTTTAGTTACCAAAGGGGCATTACTCGGATTTGCCTCTCCCGCGACGCGCATTGCAGCCATTGAAACCTGTGAAGGTAACGTGCAACTGAGCTACTTTGACAATCAAGGTCGGATGCGTCAGACTAACTTTGATGCGACCTCCGATAGTCGGAATACTACTTTTGAACAGTGGCTTCGGGATCAACTCCCTGTTGCTCTCAAATTTGCTGATAATAACGACAAAATTCAGTTGGCAAATCCAGTTGCTTTGGGTGAGTCATGGACAGTGGAAGCTTGGTTTTACTTTGCATCTGAACCTGGACGAAAAATTTTATTGGGTAGCACAGATGATAGTTCTCCCGTAGTGATTGAAGAGAAGTCAAAACTGGGAACACGGGTTAATGGAACATTTTACGATAGCGGCTATAGCCTGGAGCGATTAACTCCCGGATGGCATCATCTAGCCGCTGTTGGCAAAGATTCTACCACCCTCTTCTATATCGATGGTCGTCAAGTGGCTGATGTTAAGCAAGCATACATCGATGCAGCAACTGATGATACCAGCAAAGAGCAAAGAAGAACAACAATTTGCCAAGCTACTGATATTAATATTTCTACCATTGGCAATAGTACCAACGGTTCTGAGCAATTTGGCAAATTGGCAGAAGTTCGAGTTTGGAATTTGGCTCTGAGTAAAGCAGAAATTGCGATTAACAGCAAAACTCGACTCAGTGGTAACGAACCCGGATTAATAGCTTACTATCCCTTGAACGAAGGGACAGGAACTGAGGTCAGAGACCTAACTGGTAGTACTAATACTGGTAGTACTAATACTGGTAGTAGTAACAATAGTACAGATACTGATGCGGCTACCATTGAAAATCTGGAACATAAGGTAATGCACTTTGATGGGGTGGATGATTATGTAGCAATTGCTGCTCATAAAAACCCAACCTCAGCTATTACTGTTTCACTATGGGCTAAAAGTAACACAGAGAATTGGAATCAGAATGGCTGTTTAGCTAGTAAACGAGATGCCTATATAATACATCCCCGCGAAGGTATTAAAGCAATCAGTGTTTACCTGGAGAGTAATGGATGGAAACTTCTTACTTATACACCATCAGACATAAAGCAATGGCATCATTATGCGGTAACCTTTGATGGCAAAACCCAGAAATTTTACATAGATGGTGTGGAAGTAGCTAGTGGCGAGATTTCTACGACTACAGCAGGATTAATCAAGGAAGATACAGGAGAATTATGTTTAGGTCGAGATGATGGGCTATCTAGATATTTTAACGGTCAAATCGCCGAAGTCCGGATCTGGAACAAAGCCCGCAGCGCTGAAGAAATCCAAGCTGATATGTACCAACGCCTAACGGGTCAAGAGTCAGGTTTGGTTGGTTATTGGCCATTAAATCAAATCCAAACCGAAGGAGATCAACAAAAGGTTATTGACCTCACAGGTAATAATCACGGCACGGTCAAGGGAGCAATCCTCAAAGATGACAAGACCTTGCCGATTAGCAGCAATACTGATAGTGCCAATAGTAGTACAGTTCCTATTAGCAGCAATACTGATAGTGCCAATAGTAGTACAGTTACTGATGCTATTAGCGGTAATAACGGTACTGTTATTGGTTCTATCTGGTGGGGTTGTGCTGCTCCCATTGGGAATCTGGGACATAAGGTAATGCAGTTTGATGGGGTGGATGATTATGTTGAAGTAAACAATTTTCCCTATGTCCAACTTGGCACTGGGTATAACGCCACTTTTGAAGTCTGGGTTAAGAGCAACTCCCCTGGTATGATCTTTGCCAAGAATACTGATTGGAACTCTAGCAATAACTACGAATTTTCGATAGATATACAGCCGTCGGGACAGTTAAGATTCAGAGGCCAACTCTCTAATATCTCAGTTAAAGATGGAATATGGCATCATATTGCTGTTGTTGCCAATGGCAACTCAGGAGAATTTTATGTTGATGGCAATCCTCAAGGAACATTTTCTGTCAGAGATAATTCCCAAAAACAAGTTTCTCTGCTGATTGGGACAAGAAGACGACATAATTCATCAACCCTAGGGGATTTTTTCAATGGTCAAATTTCTGAACTCCGTATCTGGAATAAAGCCCGCACAGCCCAAGAGATCAAAGCTGATATGCACCAACGCCTAACCGGTAAAGAGTCAGGTTTGGTTGGTTATTGGCCATTAAATCACATCGAACCAGAAGGAGATACGATCAAGGTTCTTGACCTGACAGGTAACAACAATCATGGCACGGTACACGGAGTCATCCTCAAAAATGATCAGAACTTGCCTATAGGCAGCAATGCTTTAGTCAGTGCAGAATACAAAACCATTACCATAGACAAAGTTACCAATCGAAAATCTGCCATTATGCGGCGTTTCTTCGCCTACCCTGCTCTCAATGGTGTGGAATTATTGCCAGACAAACGCATCGAAAAACTAGAACTCAAATGGATTGGTAATGCTCAGTTTGCTCCTACCCTCCTCGGCTATATCGAAGGCGCTCCTCCCATACCCAGTGAAAATCTAACTGTTGATATTGATTACACCAGTGCAACTTCAGTAGAATTAGCCATATCTGAAGATGTAGAGTTTAGCTGGAATCGCTCTCAGGATGCTGGTTTAGGAGCAAATATCGAGGGATTTATCGGCACGGCTGGTGAAGTCTATGCTGGCCTTGGAGTTGAAACACAAGTCGGAGAATGGAAAGCTGGTTTTGCAGGTAACCTTGACTTTAGCTACCAGTGGCAAAACGAAAGTAATATTACTTCCAGTTCTGCACTAAGCATGAGCGATCTCTTAGAGTTGCGGGGTACACCAGAATCAACCGTAAAATTCCCTCATCTAGGACAACGGTTTATTCCTAAAAACGTTGGTTATGCTTTGGTCGTTTCTGGTTTGGCAGATGTATTTATCACTCGCCTGCAACGCAGTAAGAAAATGATTGGTTATCAGGTGCAACCTGTGGATGGTATTCCACCAGATGTTAATACTATCACCTTCTTAATCAATCCAGCCTATACCATGAACGGTAGTTTGGATGGGATGACAGGCAGTAGTGCTAGTAGCGATCGCTTCTTCCGCCATGTCCCAGAAATGCGTGCCCAATATGGTTCTCTCTATCCAACAAGTTACTATCGTCTGCAAGAAGCTTACGACCTGAAACAGCAGATAGAGAATGAGGATAAGCGGCGAGAGTCCTATTTTGCTCAGTTTAATGCCGGTTTAGTCGATGAAACCTCTTTAAACCGAAATATAGACAGTGGTGACGCTCCCCAAGAGATTGGAGTTCCTCGTGAGGAAGACAAACCAGATCAGGAGTTGACAGAGGAGGAAAAACAAGCAGCCCAAGAAAGACAAAAAGAACAATTTGAGCAAGAAGCAGGAGCGGCAGCTGACCAGCAATCAGAAGCAGCCCAGCAAAAGCAAAAAGAAATTGATACTAAGATTACCGATCAAGAAAAAAGAATTCACGCCACAGACAGTTTTGCGGGTTGGCAGAAACGGATGGAAAACATCCAAATTCGCGCAGGCAAACGCAATATAGTCAACACCTATGTCTGGGATGCAGATGGTGGAATGCGCGCAGAAGCTCAAAGCTTTGCTAATACCGCAGAACATACTGTGGGTGGCTCGTTTACCTTAAACGCTGGGTTAGGATTCTTGGGAGAGTTTACCGCAGGGGGATTGGCTGCTGAACTCACTGCTCAGGCTACCATAAACATGACCCAAACCATGAGTAAAACTGAAGCTCGTAGCAAAGGCATAGAGTTGTATGTAGATACCAGTGGGGTTGAAAGTAAGGCAATTACTGATGAAAACGATTATCCACTACAGCCTGGAGAAAAAGTAGACCGCTACCGCTTTATGACTTTCTACCTCGAAGGTAGCACTCAAAACTTTAATGACTTTTTCACCTATGTTGTCGATCCTGAATGGCTTGCGAGTAACGATGAAGAAGCCCGTGCTTTGCGCCAAGCTAAAGGTAAAGCAAATAAAACCTGGCGGGTACTACATCGAGTCACCTATGTAGAACGTCCAGCACTGATGGGTTTTGCTCGGGATGTCCATCAAACTTCTACTGAAGATGGCGTTGCCATAGCAGTTGTCAACTACTTCCAAGATATATCTCAAAAGCAGAAAGTTCTTGAAACCAAGGTCGATCAACTTCTGACAATGCTCAAAGATATCAAGAGTTGA